From Medicago truncatula cultivar Jemalong A17 chromosome 7, MtrunA17r5.0-ANR, whole genome shotgun sequence, a single genomic window includes:
- the LOC112416594 gene encoding uncharacterized protein: MFRGGLQPEPKLILDAAAHGSLMALSPREAVDIINKMSLNDRAAKHNRSGTQRKSGILELSSNDANLAQTKLLTQQMEEMMKQMKEMPKLVKEQIQKEQRHQQVHFCEMCSGDHPTGYCPPQLEEEVNYVGNQQRQGQFQGQYSGNANQQRFPNNNNFQRGNNFGQPWKSNAGPSNQQPFNNNFQQYPPQQDRTQKIEDTLNQFMQLTMANQQNNTASIKNLETQMGQQAQHLSQISQILANQQGGNVTANTQNNPNNGKNEQCKAITTRSGKVIGKGIGDNLEVERQVVDNEEEVDEEKNEKEEEDVHGDEENNKKKEVGKNVPAHKLPYPKAQSKKDLEKHFKRFLDIFKRLEINIPFSEALEQMPTYAKFMKEILSKKHRYKEDETIQLDANCSAIIQRRLPKKEKDPGRVTLLVAIGKVNVGKALIDLGSSINLIPYSVVKRVGGLDMKLTRMSLQLADKSVARPMGIAEDVLVKVDKFVFPVDFVVMDIEEDDDVPLILGRTFMLAA, translated from the exons ATGTTCCGTGGAGGGTTACAACCGGAGCCGAAACTAATTCTAGATGCAGCTGCACATGGTTCATTGATGGCTTTAAGTCCTAGAGAAGCCGTagacatcatcaacaaaatgtCACTCAACGACCGAGCAGCCAAACACAACCGAAGCGGTACACAAAGAAAGTCCGGAATTCTCGAGCTAAGTTCAAATGATGCAAACCTTGCTCAAACCAAGCTATTGACTCaacaaatggaagaaatgatgAAGCAAATGAAGGAGATGCCCAAACTTGTCAAAGAACAAATTCAAAAAGAACAACGGCATCAACAAGTCCATTTTTGTGAAATGTGTTCCGGAGATCATCCAACGGGTTATTGTCCACCACAACTTGAAGAAGAAGTAAACTATGTGGGCAATCAACAAAGGCAGGGACAATTTCAGGGTCAATATTCGGgaaatgcaaatcaacaacgGTTTCCGAACAATAACAACTTTCAAAGAGGTAACAACTTCGGACAACCATGGAAATCTAATGCCGGACCTTCAAATCAACAAccattcaacaacaacttccaACAATACCCGCCTCAACAAGACCGAACACAAAAGATCGAAGACACCCTCAACCAATTCATGCAACTAACCATGGCCAACCAACAAAACAACACCGCATCCATAAAGAATCTTGAGACTCAAATGGGCCAACAAGCTCAACATTTGAGTCAAATTTCACAAATATTGGCCAACCAGCAAGGAGGGAACGTCACAGCAAATACTCAAAACAATCCCAATAATGGTAAGAATGAACAATGTAAAGCAATTACCACAAGAAGCGGCAAGGTGATTGGGAAAGGGATTGGTGATAATTTAGAGGTGGAGAGGCAAGTTGTTGACAATGAAGAGGAGgtggatgaagaaaaaaatgagaagGAAGAGGAAGATGTACATGGTGATGAGGAAAAT aacaaaaagaaagaagtcGGAAAGAATGTACCGGCTCATAAGCTTCCATATCCTAAAGCTCAATCGAAGAAGGACTTGGAAAAACACTTCAAGAGATTCCTTGATATTTTCAAGCGGTTGGAGATCAACATTCCTTTTTCCGAAGCTCTTGAACAAATGCCGACTTATGCCAAGTTCATGAAAGAGATCTTGTCCAAGAAGCATCGCTACAAAGAGGATGAAACAATTCAACTAGATGCAAATTGTAGCGCAATCATCCAAAGACGTttgccaaaaaaagaaaaagatccCGGAAGAGTAACATTGCTGGTAGCTATTGGAAAGGTCAATGTCGGTAAAGCTTTAATTGATCTAGGATCAAGTATTAATCTTATTCCATACTCGGTTGTCAAACGAGTTGGTGGCCTAGACATGAAGTTAACAAGGATGAGTCTACAACTAGCCGACAAGTCCGTGGCACGACCAATGGGAATTGCCGAAGATGTCTTAGTTAAAGTGGATAAATTTGTGTTTCCCGTTGACTTTGTGGTCATGGACATAGAAGAGGACGATGATGTGCCGCTAATTCTTGGTAGAACATTCATGCTTGCCGCATGA